DNA sequence from the Daphnia pulex isolate KAP4 chromosome 8, ASM2113471v1 genome:
ATCCCGATCGACGTTTACGGCAAGTGTGGCAATATGAGCTGCTCCCGCAACACTATGCACGCCTACTCCGATCCCCAATGCTACCAAATGCTGGAAGCCAAATACAAATTCTACCTGTCGTTCGAGAATTCCATCTGCGAGGAATACGTCACCGAGAAATTCTTCGAGATCGCCAATCGGGACATTGTCCCCGTCGTCTACGGTGGGGCCGATTACAAACGGATCGCACCTCCTCACTCGTTCATCGACGCCCTGGAATTCACGCCCGAAGCACTGGCCCAGTACCTGACCATTCTTGACGCCAATGACGAGCTCTACAACGAATTTTTCTGGTGGAAAAGTCACTACAAAGTCGAAGCTGGATTGGAGCAAATGGCTCGCCACGGTTTCTGCGACTTGTGCAAGAAACTCCATCAGGATCAAGTCCCGAAATGTTACCCCCAACTGGAAACAGAATGGGacccgaaaaataaatgttgggAAAATTAGATTGGCATcatacaaaattcaaattattctaATTCAAATACATATGAACACTTGAGCAGTTCCAACTAGTTTTCTGTTTGTGTTAACTTGTGATGGGTAATTTGGTTAAGAATGTGGATTTGCTGAATTGTTTAATTCGGTTCAAATTTGTGTGTGATCTACTTTGGTAGTTTTATACCATTTATTAATTATTGTCCATTCctataacatttaatttcgtCTTCAATTCCAAGGttttatataaatatcttATATTCAAGTTTTATCGTCCGTTAACTGCACGCTTGGCTAGCTTTCAATGCGCAATGCACAACGCATAATGAATAAATACAAACACATCTGCGGGAAATGCATGAGCTGTCTCAGCAATATTTTCTAAGGgcttcgtttcttttcaaaagaatataGTGGCTTTGAACTCATTACGGTAACGTAAGCTACTTGTATTCAATATAATACCTGAGATCACACATATGGTCGCTTtaataaaagtttttcgtaccaataaagatttttttaaaaatcgtagTAGGGAGAAGATGTTGAAGTATCCACTGATTTAAATTGATAAACTTCGTTTGTTAATGTGAACAGCAtgagaaacaattaaaaaagtggATAATTatcttaaaattttgaagaggaatatatcctcgatagtatagtggtgagtatccccgcctgtcacgcgggagaccggggttcaattccccgtcggggaggattatttttttcatcaattcaaaacaatttatGGAAATACGacaaaatgttaataaaaaaattacattttctagtGAATGTAGATAATTTTTGGAAGGTGTATTTTAAAATCctgttataaaaatattttggtgaTGCATTTAATTATGAGATTTGTGTTATACGGAGGACGCGTATTATTGGACCATGCTTCTTATCGTCttgttatatattttaaagTGACCTTCGATCACAAAATGGACATGCCCTTGTTCATTTGTTTATGGAGATGATAACCTTAATGCCCGCTACATATGTATAACCTGAGCTGATTTACTGGCGATCATCGATTGTAGCCTAATATATAGGTTGCCGCAGTCATTGTTTAGGCAGCGGTAAGCAAGGATCACTTCTACCATGTTACTCTTTCATCTGCTATTGTTGGTGGTGAGCACCTGCTGGTCGGTTTCCGGACAGGGTGGCATCCCGACGGTGCCGTGCTACGGTCAGGATTGTTCTGTGACGCAATCGACAACAGAATCAACAACAGAATTGACATCTGAATCGACAAGTATAAATTCATTTCTCGTAACATATCTCTAGCATCTCCTACATCGTTGCTATATTATGTAATCAATAGCATATAAGACATTGAgaaattttaacaaatgcTAGAAAgaatcaattttgtttcttcatcttttattttatgctgATTAATAATAGCCGAGTCCACAACGCCAACGTCAACAACCATCACTCCACCACCTGGGACCAAACAACGAACGGTCGTGTTCATCTACAAAGTTACTCAAGTTGGACAGGACTTGTTCATCCGCGGTGGAATCGACGATACCATAGTTCGTCCTATTTGCCAGGATGACGAGGATGCCGAAAGCTCAACATGCGCAATTTCCATCCAGGTGCCTTAATCGGCTgctatttgttaatttttattgtttacaaCATCACAATGTGACATTATTAACCAATAATATTTGCCAACGTTTATTTAGACCAATTCTTTGGGCGTTGGTGCACCCTGGGCTGGTTACGACGCCTGGAGAGTGGGTGACACCAAACTGGACTGGTTTGGGGTTCAGGCCGGACAGGGTACTTACATGGGTAATCCAGCTTTCGGGACGCCTTTGGCCTGGACCACTAATACTCCGGGCAAACCTGAATACCAGCCATTAAACAAGTATAAATGAGCATGTATACAATTTGTGAGTGTAAACTCACTTGACTGATTGATCTGCGAATTATTTGATCATCTGATTGCGTGCTGTAATCCTCTGATAAATTGTGCGTTTCTTCAGGTGGGGAGACGCCAACTGGATGGTGGATTTCGACATGGATTGCTCAGAGACTGAAAACGGATGGTTCGACCTCAAAGCTTTTCTCACCAATTACGGCAAGTTGAATATCGATTGTTATAGTCAAATGAAAACAGgttgaataatattttaaatcgtTTCATATTGTGACAATGCAGCGTCTGGATGGGAGGCTGACATCACGCAATCGCCTTGCACCGGCACGGGAGCTGACGTCCAGCCGCCTTATTCCGGTACCAAAAACCACATGGCCCGTTGCGGTTACATCAACAGATTCAGTTTCGGCACCGGTGGCTGTGAGATCAATGCCTTTTAAACCAATGGTTAcgttttctcctcttcttttgctACGCCAATAGCTGCTGTCAAAATACACTTATAGGGCACTTGAAATCAGAGCGGATAACGCTTCAGTCATTTAGTACGAATCTATTTATCATCAAGCATAGCATGCCTATGCCTTGCATTCGGCATTATCAATTCATCGCGATGAGTTTCGTAACATATAAAAACATTACGTAACGTTCCGTCAACAACAGCGGCCAAGCTAGACGAACAGCACACACAGTTGATTGGGGGTAAAAGAACAAACATAACAAATCGACAGACACACATTATATTGAAACAAGCACGACAGTCAGACGACTCCATTGTATATAAATTCCCAGCACGTCAGAAATCTTTGAACGTCTCGACGTGCAAGTTATCAGGACTCGTCCTGAACAGATCTCGATCTTCTTCGCTGGGCTGGAAATGTCTCGTATCACCGGCCCCCTTCACTTTGGGAATCAGTGGCGCCAAGACCTGTCAATTTGTCAACAGATCACATTTCAATCATATTTTCCTAATCTGATCTGCAAATATCGTTTATTATTAAGCGGAAGTGTGGCAGACTCACCTTTTTCTGGTGTATGGCCACCCAGTCGGTCGACTGGAACCACTTTTGGCTCTTGATGTCGGCCACGCCGTTCTTCATGTTGCCCAGCCGCTTGGTCAGATCGGCCTGCAGCAGACCGCGCACCAGATCCTTGACTTCCGAGCTGAACATTTTCGGATATTGGATCTGCCCAAAAATGCCCGAAATGAATggattttaattaacaaattgtGACGcacaatcaatttgaatttgtataCCTTTCCCGCCACGATTTTCTCGTAGAGTTGAATGGGCTGGTCGGCCATGAACGGCGCTTGTCCCGCCACCATTTCAAAGATCAAAACGCCAAGGGCCCACCAGTCGACAGCTTTGTTGTAACCCTGTGTGATTGATGGCCAACTTttcattattcaattattcagGTGACATGATTATTTGTATTACCTTGACGAGAATGATCTCCGGAGCTAAATATTCGGGTGTTCCGCACATGGTCCACGTCCGCTTATCTGACACTCTCTTGGTGAAACCGAAATCTGTCACCtgattaaataaataacaaaattatcaTTAACTAATAAGGCATATGAATATTTGTGATGGATTATTTACTTTGGCGTAACCGGCAGTGTCAATCATGATGTTCTCCGGTTTCAAATCTCGGTAGATGAGACCCAAATAGTGCAGATATTCGAATGCCAGGACGATTTGGGTGGCGTAAAACCTGGCATGAGGCTCCCTGGCAAATTTCCAAGGGGAAAAACcacaatgaaatgaaaagtaatGAGGGAATTGACAAAATATGTTTGACATACTTGAATCGCCCAAGTTTCCTTAGGTGTGTAAACATGTCACCACCTGGGACATACTCGAGCACCATGTACAAATTGGAATTGTCCTGCTCAAAAAATATCTGTCAATTCAAGTTCTGTTAGTCGATAAATGTAATTTACTTTGAAGTAGAATTCCAATCCAACGACAAAAG
Encoded proteins:
- the LOC124200790 gene encoding alpha-amylase-like is translated as MLLFHLLLLVVSTCWSVSGQGGIPTVPCYGQDCSVTQSTTESTTELTSESTTESTTPTSTTITPPPGTKQRTVVFIYKVTQVGQDLFIRGGIDDTIVRPICQDDEDAESSTCAISIQTNSLGVGAPWAGYDAWRVGDTKLDWFGVQAGQGTYMGNPAFGTPLAWTTNTPGKPEYQPLNKWGDANWMVDFDMDCSETENGWFDLKAFLTNYASGWEADITQSPCTGTGADVQPPYSGTKNHMARCGYINRFSFGTGGCEINAF